GTGCGCTCGCGGGCCGTGGCCAGACGGGCGAAGAGCTCCGCCTCGGCGGGATTTTTCTCCGTGGCGCGCTCCAGCAGGACGCGGCTCTCGGCCGTCCGCCCCTGCCTTTCCAGCAGGTTGGCATAACGCAGCGCCAATGTCGCGGAGCCCGGCTCCAACTCCAGCCCACGCCGATAAGCCCGCTCGGCGGCGGCCTCATCGCCGGCGACGCCATGGAGCGTGGCGAGCAGCTGGAAGTTGAGCGCTCCGCCGGGCTCGAGCGCGATGGCGCGCTCGATGCGCGCGAAGGCGCCGCGCAGGTCCGCGTCCGCCCGCAGACGGTCGGCGTCCACGCGCAGACGGTAGGGATCAAAACAGTCGGCGGGATCCACCTCGACCCAAGGATCGGGAATGTCCCGGAAGCGACCGAGCCGCTTAACCTCGCGATCCGCGGCCGCCGCCCCGGCGCTGTCGCCGGTTTCGCGCGCGACCGTCGCGGCCAGGGCGTGCAGCCCGTAAAACTCCGGCGCCCGCGGAAGCGCCTCCCGGAGCAGGGTCCGCGCCTCCGCCCAACGGCGCTGCCGCACCTCGAGCCGCACGAGACCGTGCCAGGCATGCGGCTGGTCCGGCTCGGTCCGCAGCACCGCGCGATATTCCGCCGCGGCCTCCGCGTCGCGGTTCAGCTTCACCAGCGCGTCCGCCAGCTTCACGCGCACGGGCGCGGGTGCGACGCCGCGATCCACCAGGCCACGCCAGAGGACGACCGCCTCATCCAACCGCCCGCCGTCCGCCGCGAGCACCGCCTGGCGATGAACCCACTCGGGCGCGTCCGGCCGGCGCGCGCTGATGCCGGGGAGGAGCGCCGCGGCTTCGGCGTTGAAACCATTGGCCAGGTAAAGTCGCGCCAGTCGTTCCACCGCCTCGCGCCGCACCGGCCAGCGCCTCGCCTCGGCATGGGCCGCGCGCAGCGTCTCCGCGCCGGGCCACTCGCGCCCCGCCGCCGCCGGCCAGGGCACCGTGTCGGCCCAGCGCCGGGCCGACCACGCCGCCACCAGCCCGAAAATCGCCACGGTCACGGCGAGCAGGACCCATATCAGGCGGGGCCGCGTCATGGTGCGGGGACCGGCCGCCAGCGCGAGATCCGGCTCATCCGGTCGTAGGGCGGATAGGCGTGGAATCCGCCGGTCACCAGACCCGGCCGGCCGTCGCCGTCGAAATCCCCGGCGGCGAGCGTCACCAGGTGCGTGGGCGCCAGCGCGAGCGGTTCCGCGGTGAAGTTCATGCGCCCGTCATTGCGGAACAACACGAGGCTCGCCCGCGGCGACCGCACCCAGTCCTGAAAACAGCTCACGATCAGCACATCGCGGTCGCCATCCCCGTCGTAGTCCACGGCCACCGGACTGTAGGCGCCGGGCCAGTCGCCGAGGCGGTGCAGCCGGAACTGGCCGCTGCCCAGGTTTTCAATCCACTGCACGCCGTGGCTCGGCCGCGACCCGGGCTCCGCGTAATCGAAGCCGTCGCCGTTAGTGAACAACAGGTCGGGTCGGCCGTCGCGGTTGAGATCGGTGGCAATGAGCCCGCTGCTGCCGAAGTCCTCGTTCGTCGAGCCGAAGAGCGTCACCGGCGTGAACCGGCCGCGCCCGTCGTTCTGCCAGAGGATCACCTCCTCCGTGTTCTGCGAGATCAGCGCGGCGAGGTCCGGATCGCGGTCGCCGTCAAAATCCTCGATCACGATGTTGATGGCGCCCGGCAGGCTGAGCAGCCCGTGTGGCTGGAAGCTGCCGTCCGGCCGCTGCTCGAACCACTGCACCTCGCCGTCGTCGTAGCCGAACTGGGCCACCGCGAGGTCGGCCCGGCCGTCGGCGTTCAGGTCGCCGACGCGTACGTCCGTCACGCGGGCCAGCCTGTCTGCCAGCACGCGTTTGGTGTAACCGCCGTTGCCGTCGGCGATGAGCACCACGATGCTGCCGATCCGGTCGTTGTTGGGGTAAACCACGCCCATGCACGCCACCAGGATCTCGCGGCGACCGTCGCCGTCGAGGTCGGCGACCTCGGTCCGCACCGGTGCCCCGAGCCCTTCAGCCAGCACGGTTTCCTCAAACCGGCCGCGCTCAACCTGGCGCAGCCACACCACCCGGCCGGCGCGAACGTCGCAGGCGATGACATCGAGCCGTCCGTCTGCATCGAGGTCGATCGCGTTCACGTGCGCCACCAGCGGCCTGTCCACCGCCGGTTCCCCGATGGCCTCGGCCACCAGCACCGGGGCAGGCGGAAGGGCGGCAGCGGGCGGCGCGGGGCGGGACGCCGGCGCGCACCCCGCCAGCAGTACGGCGCCCAGCAGGGGCAGGAGCAGACTCATGCGCATGGCGACGGCGGAAAACCCACGTTTTCCCTCCCTAACCGCCCGCGCGATGCGAAACCAACCGGACGAAGGAATGAAGCAAGGAATCTCTGTTTACGTCCGGCTCAGGTTGAGAGCCCGGTCCAAAAAACCGAGAGCGTTTGCTTCCCGATGGCCGTTGCGGGCCCGGTTCCGACACTGGACGACCGCGCTCCATGCCGCCCCCCACCCCGCCGTTTCTCCTGCCCCTTTTGCCCGCCCGGGTGCGGCGCAACTACCGGGGTGGCCGCCAGCTCGACCTGCTGGCCGGAGCCGCCCGGCCCGCGGACGGCTCCGAGCCGGAATCGTGGCTCGGCTCGACCACCGTCGCGCTCAATCCCGGCCTGCCGCCGCAACCGGGCGAAGGCCTCACCCGCGTTGGATCAGGCGCCGGCACCCCCACGCTCGCCGCGGAGCTGCAAGCCGCCCCAGATTTTTATCTCGGCCGGGAACACGCCGCCCAACTGGGCCCACAGCTCGGGTTTCTGGCCAAGCTGCTCGACGCCGCCATCCGTCTCCACATCCAGGTCCATCCCACGGCGGAATTCGCCCGGGCCCGGCTCCAGTCGCCCCACGGCAAGCTGGAGGTCTATCATATTCTCGCGGTGCGACCGGACGCCGCGGGCGAAATCTGGCTCGGTTTCCAGCATCCGCCCACCCGCGCCGAGTGGCGGCGCATCATCGAGGAGCAGGACATCGCGGCGATGGCGGCCTGTTTCGAGCCGATCCGTGTCCAACCGGGTGAAACCTGGATCGTGCCCGGCGGCCTGCCCCATGCGATCGGTCCCGGCGTGCTGATG
The DNA window shown above is from Oleiharenicola lentus and carries:
- a CDS encoding FG-GAP repeat domain-containing protein yields the protein MRMSLLLPLLGAVLLAGCAPASRPAPPAAALPPAPVLVAEAIGEPAVDRPLVAHVNAIDLDADGRLDVIACDVRAGRVVWLRQVERGRFEETVLAEGLGAPVRTEVADLDGDGRREILVACMGVVYPNNDRIGSIVVLIADGNGGYTKRVLADRLARVTDVRVGDLNADGRADLAVAQFGYDDGEVQWFEQRPDGSFQPHGLLSLPGAINIVIEDFDGDRDPDLAALISQNTEEVILWQNDGRGRFTPVTLFGSTNEDFGSSGLIATDLNRDGRPDLLFTNGDGFDYAEPGSRPSHGVQWIENLGSGQFRLHRLGDWPGAYSPVAVDYDGDGDRDVLIVSCFQDWVRSPRASLVLFRNDGRMNFTAEPLALAPTHLVTLAAGDFDGDGRPGLVTGGFHAYPPYDRMSRISRWRPVPAP
- a CDS encoding class I mannose-6-phosphate isomerase, whose protein sequence is MPPPTPPFLLPLLPARVRRNYRGGRQLDLLAGAARPADGSEPESWLGSTTVALNPGLPPQPGEGLTRVGSGAGTPTLAAELQAAPDFYLGREHAAQLGPQLGFLAKLLDAAIRLHIQVHPTAEFARARLQSPHGKLEVYHILAVRPDAAGEIWLGFQHPPTRAEWRRIIEEQDIAAMAACFEPIRVQPGETWIVPGGLPHAIGPGVLMVEVMEPSDWVVRCEFEREGVVVPPAGRFMGRDLDFCLDVFDYLPRSVELVRTLCRLQPRWLAGDASWELQELAGAGRTRCFSLRRLSARGTATLPGDGRATLVIPTRGRGTVSVEDETIAVAPGTAAFAAAAAPGLEFFPDHRQTGPTEWLLVSPAGPG
- a CDS encoding tetratricopeptide repeat protein codes for the protein MTRPRLIWVLLAVTVAIFGLVAAWSARRWADTVPWPAAAGREWPGAETLRAAHAEARRWPVRREAVERLARLYLANGFNAEAAALLPGISARRPDAPEWVHRQAVLAADGGRLDEAVVLWRGLVDRGVAPAPVRVKLADALVKLNRDAEAAAEYRAVLRTEPDQPHAWHGLVRLEVRQRRWAEARTLLREALPRAPEFYGLHALAATVARETGDSAGAAAADREVKRLGRFRDIPDPWVEVDPADCFDPYRLRVDADRLRADADLRGAFARIERAIALEPGGALNFQLLATLHGVAGDEAAAERAYRRGLELEPGSATLALRYANLLERQGRTAESRVLLERATEKNPAEAELFARLATARERTGEWAQAVDAYRRLQTLRPDRPETALAAARAAFRSGDEAGARAGLQENLRRFPDHEETLGYLVLDAVARGDATTARDLLARVERVAPAATATRRLRDAVVARFGPAP